The genomic stretch CGAGTGGCGAGGGGCGGGGCGATGGCTGATGACGTCACGAACGGGGCGGGAGCCCGTCGGGGCCGGAAGTGACGTCGGGCCCCGCGCCCGGGccatggcggcggcggcggtggcggcggcgggagctgctgctgctgctgctgctgttgctgctgctgcgtGAGCCGCCGCCGCGGCCGGCGACCGAGCGAGCGACCCACCGAGCGCGCTCAGGAGCGGCCGGAGCCGGGTGAGGGGCCCGCCCAGGGTTGGGGGGCCGAGAGGGAGGGGAGCCCCCCGAGGGGCGGGGTCTGCGCGGGGCGGGGCCGGCCCTCCCCCTGatgcccctcccctcccccagcctgcctctccctcctcctcctcctcctcctcgcctTCGCCGCCGCCCTGGAGCCCTGGTGGGGTTCTGTGCACGGTCACCATGACGACGCCCGCCAATGCCCAGAATGCCAGCAAAACGTGGGAACTGAGTCTCTACGAGCTCCACCGGACCCCGCAGGTGACAGGGACCCTCCCCTCCGCCCGCCGTTGCCTCTTGCAGGCCCCTCCAGACAtagacacatagacacacacacacacacacacacacaccccatcccTGCTCCTCTGCAGCCTCTCTTTGGGGCctgtcacacacagacacacacacaccctccaatGCAGCCcctgtttacacacacacacactctctctcctctctctttctcctctctctctctctctcttctctcttctctctctctctctctctcctctctctctctttctctcctctctctctctatctatctctgtctctttgtctgtctcttcccccccccccagcagccTCTTGTTTCCTTTTGGGGCCCCGTTTGTTCTCCTGACCCTGCCCCAGTCTCTCCCCTGATCTTCAGCTTTCCCTCCTACCCCCACCTCTACCCCCCCCAATCACCTTAATCGGTTCGAAGCACTTTCTCGACCGTGTCATTTCAATTCATTTTATCCAACCCAACCGCCATCCTAGGAAGGCCAAGCATGTCCAATTGCAATCTTCATTTGAGAAGTGCTTAAACAGAAATCTCCTTCACCTCACCGGTTTCTCAATTCAGCATCTCGCAGGTCTGCATTTAAGACTCTGGGGCACTCCCAGCTCCTTTCTGATCATAGGAATGGGAAGGGGCCATCAAATCTGCCCCTACTTTTAGTGGATACTAATccattgttctaattttttttcaccCCCCCTTCCCCCCTGCACACCCACACTTACACACACTGTCACAGTTCCTGTCTTCCTTGGGTGGCATCATGGGGCACCCAGATTCCACCATCTTACTGTATTTCTCAGAACTCCCTTTCATGAGCCACTTGTTTCTAAGGTACTTCCCCCTCTCACTACCACCTTCCACTCAACTCTTCCATGGTCCCTGCAGGAAGCCATCATGGATGGCACAGAGATCGCAGTTTCCCCACGATCACTCCATTCAGAGCTCATGTGCCCCATCTGCCTGGACATGTTGAAGAATACAATGACCACCAAGGAGTGCCTCCACCGGTTCTGCTCTGACTGCATCGTCACAGCCCTGCGGAGCGGGTAATGGAAGGACGTGCTGGAAATGGGATGAAAGGGACAACAAGGCTGGGGCTGCCTCCTGCCATTCGCAAGTTTGATTCTAGTTTGATTCTTGGGGCCTCTCTTCTCCCACCCCAGGAATAAGGAGTGCCCTACCTGCCGCAAGAAGCTGGTCTCCAAACGCTCCCTGCGGCCAGACCCCAATTTTGACGCGCTGATCTCTAAGATCTATCCTAGTCGGGAGGAATATGAGGCCCATCAAGACCGGGTGCTCATCCGCCTCAGCCGCCTGCACAACCAGCAGGCACTGAGCTCCAGCATCGAGGAGGGGCTGCGCATGCAGGCCTTGCACAGGTTCGAGGGCCGGGACAGAAGGGTGGGGGACAGCAGGACTGGGGGGACAGCTGGCTCAGACTCTTTATTACCAGCAACCCTCTGAGCCATAGCAGCGCCAGAGCTGCTGAAGTCATCCACATTAGGCTGCTTGGTTTGAAACTGGCCACAGTCCTTAAGATCAGCCTACCTTCTCTCTAACTTTCTAGAAGTTTAGAGCAGGAGAGTGATCAAAACATAATTCATATCTGCTGCTATTCACCCCCCTGATAAGCCAGCCAGCATCACACCATCTTTAATGTGTCTCTGCCAGTGACCAGAGGGGCTTGTTCAAAATGCAAATTTCAATCGAGTAGGTCTTGAGTGAAGCCTGAGATTCAGTATTTGGGCAAACCTGTGCTACTGGGCCCGATTCGAGAGACAAGGGACTCTGATCTCAAACCAGTTACCTGACCCTGTCTAAAGCTCGGGTAGAATAAAGTGAATAGAATTTGTGTTATGTGAGGCATTGTATGGATGATATAGCTAGTGTGTAATAAATCTGAGGTGCTGTCATGTAAGATTTCTCTGATGTCTTATTCGCTGAAGTTGAAAATCTTAAAGCCCTTTTCCTTGGTGCTTTCTAACCGTACCCACTTGCTTCTACAGGGCCCAGCGTGTGAGGCGGCCGATGCCCGGGTCAGATCAGACCACCACGATGAGTGGGGGGGAAGGAGAGcctggggagggagaaggggatggAGAGGATGTGAGCTCAGATTCCGCCCCTGACTCTGCCCCCGGCCCTGCTCCCAAGAGGCCCCGTCCAGGGGGTGCAGGGGGGAGCAGTGTAGGCACCGGGGGAGGTGGCgctggtggggtgggtgggggtgctGGTTCTGAAGACTCTGGGGACCGGGGAGGAACTCTGGGTGGAGGAACCCTGGGCCCCCCAAGCCCTCCTGGGGCCCCCAGTCCCCCTGAGCCAGGTGGAGAAATTGAGCTGGTGTTCCGGCCCCACCCCCTGCTTGTGGAGAAGGGCGAATACTGCCAGACTAGGTGagcgccctgccctgccctgccatgCCCTAGACCACTGCGAACCCAAGATCACATAGACTTCAGTTCGACCCACAGAGAAGTCCCAACCTAGAGGCCCTTTGGGAAACCCCAAAGTCCCTCCACCACTGGAGGCCTGCAGTGCCCTAAGCCTGCCCCCTTTCCCTCTTCCAGGTATGTGAAGACAACTGGGAATGCCACTGTGGACCATCTCTCCAAGTACTTGGCCCTGCGCATTGCCCTTGAGCGGAGGCAGCAGCAAGAGGCAGGGGAGCCAGGAGGGCCCGGAGGGGGAGCCTCTGATGCTGGGGGACCTGATGGGGGTGGTGGGGAGGGTGGAGGCCCTGGCGGTGATGGCCCTGAAGAACCTGCCCTGCCCAGTCTGGAGGGGGTCAGCGAGAAGCAGTACACCATCTATATCGCCCCTGGGGGCGGAGCTTTTACGGTGAGAAGTTTTGGGGTACTGGGGGGAGGGACCTGGTCGCCTGCGTGCGTCCTGGCCACCTAGCTGACCAACCCCCAACCTTGTCTCCTCTCCaccttccttctctgtcctcccttGTGCATGGACTTCACTGCATCTTGTTActtatttcttttcccttcctcctccctggtCACTTCTCCCATCTTCATTGCCTGGCCTTCCCATTCTTCCCCCCACTCCCCATTTCCTTTCCACCCTCACTGTAGACACTGAATGGCTCACTGACCCTGGAGCTGGTGAATGAGAAGTTCTGGAAGGTTTCACGGCCACTGGAACTCTGCTATGCCCCCACCAAGGATCCAAAGTGACCCCTCCGGGCCAGTCAGAGGATGGGGACCATGGGCAGTCCCTGTGTCCTGTCCTACTCTAGTTTTCTCCCCGTTACCACTCCCAGCTCCGCCAGCCAGCAAGAGCACACAAATAAGGACACGTGGCTTTTATACAAAATATCTATATCAGATTCTTCTATATTGTCCAGCAGGGGCCtgtgccccaccccacccagtcTACGGCCTTTTCTATATGAGCTGTTGGGAAGGTTGAAGAGCCTCCCTTCCATACCCACTTATCAACAAcaaacttgctttttttttctctttgaaacctgcagttctgtgtgtgtgtatatatgatgGGGTCGGGCAGCCCAGAAATCAGGTAGAAATCCACCttggaaatggaaggaaatacCGAAGGTTAGCCAGTGTGCCATTCTGAACCTCTAAACCAGCAAACAAGGAAGGGACAGTTTGTGAAGCTCCAACTGACCAGAAAACATCCTGATGGAAGAGAGCAGCTTCCAGATTTGCTCCCAtctcctacccccccccccaacctaaATACCCCAGAGTAAAATGTAGGAGGAATTTAGGGGAAGCAGGAAAGTGGCTCAAGAGAGCCAGGCTTGGGGCGAAGTCTCCAAGGGCCGGGGCTCCCACAGGAGGCCGAGTTTGATTACCAGAGAAGCCTGAATAGTGCCAGGTGCGACCAAATCCCAAAGACCTGGAGGAGGCCTGTTGGTGGCTGCTGACCACCGCTTAGATGTTTGCAACGGGAATAATCCGTGTCACCAGAAGCTGATTACTATGGCAGAaagatggggggtgggggacctTCAAGGACCTCCCAGGCTTCGGCCCTGCCTGCCCCAAAAGAAGTGGGACAGGCAGGGCGCCGACCCATTCTCTGCAGAGAGTTTGGGGTGATGCTTGTGTGGAGTAAGTCGTGAGGGGTCGAAGGTGCCAACGGATCCAGGGCAGGGCTACGCCTGACCTTGGGGACTAGGGTGTCGCCAGAGCACGCAGCTAGCCGCAGCCTCTAGGCTTTCAGGGTGCGGGGCACCCAAACCCCGGCGGCAATGCTGAGATGGTCAGTCTTGGGGACCTCCCCCCCCCAAGGGCACCTCGCCTGTTGCTCAGTTTCTCGCCCTAGAATGGCAGACTTCACATTTGGGGTCACTCTTGACACCTGCCCACAGAGATGCACACCCCCGGTCTCCCCTCTGGGGCTCCCAGCTCCCTGCGCCTCCCCCAGCCCTGAGTCGGAGCTCCGGCCCCCACCCCACCCGGAAGACCCAGGAGTGTTGGGGAAGGTTCCCTGGGAGTGACCCTGGGCCTCTTGGCCCGTCTTTTGTTTCCCCTGGAAATGCCTGCAGGGAGGGGAACCGGGTCCCTATCCATACAGCCCCCCGCCGGCGCCCCTGGGTCCCTATCACCCGCCCCTATGCCCGGATCTCTATCCCGCCTGCATCCTAGATCTGCGGGATGGGGGGGCTGCGGCTGGGTCCCTTCCCCACCCTCGCGTTCACCTCTGGGTCCCTATTTCCCTCCCCACTGGGTTCCTTTCCCTCCCGCACGACCCTGGGTCCCTATCCTCCCCTCTACGACCCCTCACCCCAGTTTCTGGGGAAATGGGGGTGTGGGGGGACACATCTTCACGCTCCTTCCCCGTCCCCACGCGTCCCCACGACTGTGCACTTGGCAGACGCGCAGATGGCACCATCTGCATCTGCGGGACGGACGCTCCGCTCCTCTCCGCCTTTGTCCCGGGTCAGTCCCCGAAGCCACCCGGGCTGACCCTCGCGAGCCCGCGTTCTCCCGCCCCAGTACGTGGGGAGGGGGCACGATGAGGCAGCTCCCACCCCCTGCATGGGTCCCCCCTCCAGGGCTCAGCGGCGCCTGTGTCTGGGGCAGGCGAGGGGAGACGCAAAGTCTACAAAAGGGGGTTGATGCCGGCCTTGACAGATACAGTCGGAGCATCAGTAACAatgcggggtgggggtgggggagcagcAAAACGTCACTCAAGAAGTCcgtgcccccccaccccacaaGAACCCCTGGACCACACCATCACGAGATGGGAGGTGGGATTCTTGGGATGTTCGGGAATCTGACCCAGGGCTTGCGAGATCCACAGCCCTGACCCTTTTCTCTGcttggttttccttttttgtttggtttttgttgtttttgctcacccctgccaatgctcagggatcactccgtaTAAGGTGGACCGTGTTTGTTGCAGCAATCAAccgaggtcagctgtgtgtgcaaggctagtgccctaaaaagaaatcaggagacagagtgatagcacagaggttagggcatttgccttaaatgcgaccagggttcatccccagcatcacatatggtcgtCCCCCGATcccgcccccagcctgccaggaggaatttcctAGCCCAGAGtccggagtagcccctgagagctgttggatgtgccccccccccaaaaaaaaaatcagggcctgAGAGTTGTACAGACGTCTGGGTTATGGCCTCAAAataacccccaaaatatttttaggatAGATAAGAAGTTTAGCAGattggtgcttgctttgcatgcaactatttggtttttggtttgtttcttttctttttttttattttttatttttatttatttatttttttttttgagtggtcacacccggctacgctcagaaatcgctcctggcaggctccgaggaccatatggatgccgggattcgaaccactgtcctgcatgcatggcaaatgccctacctccatgctatctctccggccagttttgtttgtttgtttgtttgtttggttggttggttggttggttggttggttggtttggggccacacccagcggcactcagtggttactcctggctttgtgctcaaatatcgctcctggcaggctcgggggaccacatggcttgctggggatcgaaccccggtctgtcccgggttgactgcacgcaaggcaaacgccttagcgcTGTTATCAGTCCAGCCCCTATATGCAACTGATGCACTACATATAGTTTAAAAACCTgccagaggtaatccctgagcacagaaccaagagtaagctctgagcttcAGTAAATGTGATACAAGGCcaacaacatacacacacacacacacacacacacacacacacacacacactttttttgaaGCAACTTTCAGGCCCAGCAGCACTGGGCTGAATCACTCCTGATCCCTGCATAAACAGGACTGGTGTGTGACCAAGACCGAAGGAAGAAGCAGAAGAGGTGGCAACAGAAGGAGAAATAGGAGAtgtgaagaaaagagaataagGCCTTGCGAGTTAgcacaaggctggagagatatacaaGGGTTAAACaagggtcttgccttgcatgcagctaacccaggtccaatccctggggaccatatattgCCCCCAAGCATGAAGCCAGCAGTTAGacttgagcactgttgagtatggtccaaaaagacACATGGGAACCATCTCAGGAAGGCTTAGAAATGtcttcaggggcccggagagatagcacagtggcgtttgccttgcaagcagccaatccaggaccaaaggtggttggttcgaatccccgtgtcccatatggtcccccgtgcctgccaggagctatttctgagcagacagccaggagtaacccctgagcaccgccgggtgtggcccaaaaaccaaaaaaaaaaaaaaaaatgtcttcaggTACAGCAGCAACGGGGACCtgcagacttaaactacagggcctactcatcgaacatatccAAGCAGAATAACATGCccccgctcttttcacctctcttctcactactccctcttcctttttttttttctccctatttaatcttattttcccctttcttcctttccaccCCTctcaaatactctcccctatccccTTTCCAGGAATccaactaccccttcacccctcaatcccatccagattttccaactttttttttttttttttttttttggtttttgggccacacccgtttgacgctcaggggttactactggctatgtgctaagaaatcgcccctggcttggggggaccatatgggatgccgggggatcgaaccacggtcctttccttggctagcgcttgtaaggcagacaccttacctctagcgccaccttcccggcccccagattttccaacttattaaaactcttcaccctagtccttaatctattaggcatcaagaatgacctcctaccccaacgaaccagtacccagcacctcagctaagggacatccactcaaacccacacctcgttcccggcaggaaaagacaaccaataccactactgactcatgctgtgtggctctccctaccaacttatcctaatgtggactgttgctggataccggacttagccctaaaaggactcccaatgcaagaactttacacaagacccccccccctcaaatcttttaccaatctcaggaagggcagggtgtgcgatgaaaaggggcctgggaacccacaccccacaagaaaatctcaaaaggcaatggggaaacctatacttccatcataagtataagacctgtataacactacctctatttttttatttctatttttatgttttttgggtgtgcaacttgtttctctgctcttttcacccccaaatgcaccggcaatataatgaagcaccatttcttcctgcaaaggcacactaaaaaaggggaaatctcatgtatataaacaagctcttatctactagggataagaactcatacttatttacaatacagaggaatctcccaccttgaaaatatgtcatgtggatccatcttagacgccagaagattatacaccgaccgtccagacttgaattctgaaccccagacatagaatcgacacagtccttcacaacagctacaggaaccaaagcccacctgggacatcctaaatactactcgatctccaacatgtgccagttctaatatgatatcctgacaacgaggaaattgggaacaaatggacataagaacaggttattctaccttaccaactaatgataaaacaaaatcggaAGATTTACCACACTATGgactgtgcaaaagccaagaacatgatctacagatgactggctgatagaaccatgaccaggcagtatgtattctgggaccaacaagaaagtcctcatctagggtttggtctacgttctgcataacaatcatgacctccaattccagagtcctgactgaggcaattgcaactgaatgggtcttctggaaacataacgaaagacgatatcccaggctccatccgagtctcagcgcaagggccaagatcactaaccacagaagacagattaaaatgacatcgaggaaacagaacttctaaaatcacaaagtcttcatcataagttcccctccttgacctgtgcacagactgagacctctaaattagaggtctgtcttt from Suncus etruscus isolate mSunEtr1 chromosome 18, mSunEtr1.pri.cur, whole genome shotgun sequence encodes the following:
- the RING1 gene encoding E3 ubiquitin-protein ligase RING1, with product MTTPANAQNASKTWELSLYELHRTPQEAIMDGTEIAVSPRSLHSELMCPICLDMLKNTMTTKECLHRFCSDCIVTALRSGNKECPTCRKKLVSKRSLRPDPNFDALISKIYPSREEYEAHQDRVLIRLSRLHNQQALSSSIEEGLRMQALHRAQRVRRPMPGSDQTTTMSGGEGEPGEGEGDGEDVSSDSAPDSAPGPAPKRPRPGGAGGSSVGTGGGGAGGVGGGAGSEDSGDRGGTLGGGTLGPPSPPGAPSPPEPGGEIELVFRPHPLLVEKGEYCQTRYVKTTGNATVDHLSKYLALRIALERRQQQEAGEPGGPGGGASDAGGPDGGGGEGGGPGGDGPEEPALPSLEGVSEKQYTIYIAPGGGAFTTLNGSLTLELVNEKFWKVSRPLELCYAPTKDPK